The genomic segment ACAGTGCCATTTGTAAAACACAAAAGGTAAAGTTGGCTTTTCATTTTGGGATGTCCAACGGTTtcaacatttcctttaaaaaaaaaagtgtaaaactgaTCTTAAATCCTGTTATAGCAacaattctttctttttaaaacccTTTTTAACTTCTTCAATTTAGAGAATCCCACTAATCAATCCTTTGAAATGATTTATCTAAACTGCAACTTTGTTATCCAGGGTAACTATATTATTAATATATCCCATTTCCCGACTGAGTGAGTGAAACAAGGTTGCAGATATGATGCAAATATGACTTTACTTAGATTTTCGTGATGCAACCATCTCAGTTTTTCCAGGGTAGAATCATTAATGTTtcggaaaatgagaaaatatgattttttgATAACGCATCTTGTCAAAATCAGCTTTGCAAAGAGTCTTCATTAATACTTAAAACCTACTGCCAAATACATCTCAGTGCTTACAGCTAAGGCTCTTGGGCAATTACGTATTAAATATCACTTccacatacattttaaaaactttatatGTCAACATGTCTGAGtgaatctcttttttttcttaactttctttcctttgtttctttATCTAAGGCTACAATCAAGATGCAGACAAAAATGGCCCGTATcagatttagtttttagttTGCTGCACTCCGTTTAAAAGCTGAGACAAGTTTTCACTCCTCGATATAGTGGCATGCACAGTATAGAGTGTGTTAGTCAAATATCAAGGGAAAACAGTTCCACTATGTCTAGTGTTTGGTCAGAGTGAGTGTTGATAAAACCTTGCCAGGCGATAATAAAATGCACAGTAAGTTAATGACCTTCAAACGTAAAGGCAATgaaagtgtttattttaaaggtgacgccagctgtgtttgtttatttgtcagTTATTTTGGTATTTATGATCAATTCTAGGTGCATTTCTGATTCCTTACCTCATTGCCTTGGTGCTGGAGGGACTTCCTCTGCTCCACATGGAACTGGCCATCGGACAGCGACTCCGTCTGGGAAGTGTTGGAGTGTGGAATTCAATCTCACCATACATGGGAGGTCTAGGTAAGAAAGTTCGGTAACAAGGAACTTCATTCAAGAAAGCCAGAAAGGGTAATGCCGTGTAAACATCTACATCTGGACGTCAATGCGCTTTATAATCTTTGTATACACAGGTGTGGCTTCCATGATGGTGTCCTTCCTGGTTGGTATGTTCTACAACATGATCTTGGCCTGGATCCTCTGGTACTTCTTCCACTCCTTTCAGAATCCACTGCCCTGGAGGGACTGCCCAGTAAACCTGAATCATACTGGTAATTTTTTCATCAGTCACATAATTTATGAATAACAACCAAAATAGAAAGACAGAATGTCCCATCAGTGAATCATGATATTCATAATGTCTTTGCTGCAGCTTATATAAGTGAATGTGAGAAGAGCTCATCTGTGAATTACTTCTGGTATCGCGAGACGCTGAACATAACGCCCAACATCCAGACCAGCGGATCCTTGGAGTGGTGGCTGGTGTTATGTCTTGCATCTGCTTGGTGCTTCGTGTACATCGGCTTTGTTCGTGGAATTGAGTCTATTGGAAAGGTAATTCATTTGTGcaagtgttttggtttttttttttggtctgttatCATTTAGTCCAGATTATCCACTATATGTAAAAGATGAAGGTAGCATCTGGGTCAGAGAAAtgacttaaacctgcatttCTTTTAATGAACAGCAGTGGCAACTCCTGCAGTTGCAAAAAGACGACAAGTTTATTAGAAATGGCCCTACTTCTAGTTCCATTTGCTACCTCATGTAACATGTTCCAAATAAGTTTATGGCCTCATTTGCTAGATTCAAGACTTTTGAATACAGTATTGATGTaaatttagtaaattatggttTGATTTACTGGAAAatagatgacaaaaaaagttgtgCTTTTGTGCACAGCTGCCTATGTCATGGTGGATACGTgcatattatatatacagtctttGGCCCAGACGCTGGCAATGAACTGCAAATTGTTGATACCATCAACACTGATTTTCCTCATATGGGTTCACATGGgctaaaaaaacatacagatatGAAATCTAAAAGTCAAAGTAGAAGTATGGCTACCTTATCAGCCTGAGATATTACAGGTAGAAAGTAAGAAGTGCATCCCCCACTGTAGACTTTTCAGCATCGGCAAGTTacaaaaattaatttaatagcTAGAAAAATCTGCTGTCTCTAAAACTGAAGAGAGACAGGAAGTTCTGCAAAAGTAGGGCACGCCAATAATGCGATACATGTTTTCTCCCCATGCACTCTGGTTAAATTTGCATGAAAGGCAATAATGGAGAAGGGTGAAAAAGCATGGAACATTCACTTTGCTTGCTTTTACTGCTTAATCAAATAGCAGTAACTCAAGAGTGCTTAAAGCTGTCAAAAGCCTGTTTGACCTTGTACTCTTAACAACACCCTGATGAATCAATCTCCACATTGACAAAGCTTAAATTAAAGAGCCCATGTTATGTTTTTCGGGTATTTTCCCTTTCCTTAAGTGTGGTACAGCTTTTTGTGCATGCTAAAGGTCTGCAGACTTCTCAAGCTCAAAGTCCAGCCAAAATAACTTATTCTATTCAACAGAAAACACTTCTCTTGATCTGCTTATAAGGCCGCCTTTGAAGTCCTTGTTCCTCTTCTGTTGCCTACCGCTTGAAACGCCTCATTAAATTCCAGGctttcttctgttacttattTGCATCATCATGTAACACATTTACATAATGCACAGGGGTATTTATCCAAATACCAGACTTTGGATCACAACATGGATTTACTCTTACTAAGTTGTCTTGTTATATCATTGTTACCTTTAGTAGTTGTTCCAAaagctaaaaatatttttctgcttttttgtctttaccAGACTAGACTatagaaaagaacaaaacaatatatgaataaaactgaattcacAATGCAAGCAGCATCTACAAGCAACTTTTAAGGTGGAATGTTTCCTTGCATGTTATTCATCGCATAAGCTGACATTGAGAATCAGTCAACACACCTTAAATCTTGCACTCGTGATGATTGTATCGtttactgctgaaaaaaaaagtgaatttcaaccagacagtggaaaatgaaaatactcTCTTTCCTCAAttgatgaaaaaaatggaaaagcattggtccaaaatgatacTACACCAATGATATCACCTGAAAAGCTACTTGCTCACAGTCCACCATTATTTCCTCACAGGAGCTGCTACTGCAAGAGCTACATCTGTTTGTATTGATAGATCTGAGGTTATGATATAAAACCAACCTTTCTTTGCTTTTGTCGGGCCAGCTGAGCTATCAGAGCGGGGGCTTTTCAGGTGGTGGGTCTTCTAGACATAATAGCTAAAACAGAGAGAGTTTCAGTTAGAATTGTAGAAAtgtactagcctagccatgctacacccatgtttctgacggcacaagggtcttggaccgctcgacagggagggaggcgggctaaaaggttgtctatcaaatccctctgcagcaattgggtaggtatacagccaatcaacgcaacgTATACGCTGAcggttccgagagcaccggcggattgtggctaagtcccattagcttcccaaccagcggagccgcggagccaactggtatattaaggatttgccatatcccgtcggcataagtccaaatacgtctttcttctcaatgaaacacttaagtgccgtcctttgtttatctttcaagttgaattttagcttcaaatctttaagggctgtggccaaagcccagttgaaagataactgtttattgtgcgctggttgtttctgtcagaatcgtcacgcctctgtcgtcacttcgttacgcccgccttctgactctacacttcatggtgattggtccggccagttttaggagaatccagccttgagccttatggagggtaactagacccaccctggcagagaattaaattcgttgccgtgggttgtctagcgtggctaggctagaaaTGTACAGAATCATAATGTggtttttttatataaaagcATGCAAACATTTTCCTGTGTACCGCtaaaacaaaatactaaacCTGTAGATGTGCATCACATGGCCTCTTTGAAGACAATGTGTAACTAGTTACTTATCtatttgcattttctgtcaacatgaaacattttatcGTCATCAAAACTTTTTCAACAGGCTATTTACGCCACTGTCACCTTCCCATATCTTGTTTTGACCATCTTCCTGATCAGAGCCTTGACTCTGCCTGGAGCAACTGACGGCTTAGTTTATCTCTTCACTCCAAATGTAAGTCTGTTtgtagctttttttaaaattaaaataagttAATGACCAGACCCATTGAGTAAAATCTAACATCTAACTATAATGTTCATCACAGTGGAACACCTTGAAAAATCCTGAGGTCTGGTTGGATGCTGCTACTCAGATCTTCTTCTCCTTGTCGTTAGCCTTTGGGGGACTTATTGCTTTTTCTAGCTATAATCCTCAGAAGTGagaaaagttagattttttttttttcaataatgaAGAAGTGAAGACAGTATAATGTACAAAAGCTAACAAATTACTTTATCCTTGCAGGAATAATTGCGAGAGTGATGCCCTGATCGTTGGCTGTGTGAACAGTTTTACGTCAATATATGCATCAATTCCTATTTTTGCCATTCTTGGATTTAAAGCTAATGAAAACTACAACACCTGCCAAAACTGGTATGTAGAACTGAGGAGATTTTGGTGTCCCACAGTACATTTTTATTACTTACAGATGCAAATTGAGAATATTTAGCTCAAAGTTTCCAGATACAAAAGCAATGTGACTGCTGTGACTGTGCAATTTCAgtatctgttaaaaaaacaaataacgaTTCAtaatatgagacaaaaatgttttaagctATCAAGAAACTTTGCCTTTAATAttattaaaacaaacattttacattGTTATTTGTGGAACTTCATTAGTTAAttgttaatattattaataagtATTGTGTTTCATATTAATTTTTAACTGATTACTTTCCTGCTGGTTTTAGGAACATATTACAATTGACAAATGCATTCAACATTGGAGATGAAAACATAACTGTTGAAAACTATCAAGATTGGTTTAACCATCTGAATGCAACTGATCCATCAGAGGTCGAAAGCCTCGATTTGAAGACCTGCGATCTACATACTTTCCTGGAACAGGTGCAGTCCATTAAAATGACTTCAACCTTTGACAGTTTTCTAAGTAACTTCTTTGATATTGTGTTTATAATGATGAATCCTACCTTCAGAGCGCCTCAGGAACCGGACTGGCCTTTATCGTGTTCACTGAAGCTGTGATAAACATGCCGGGATCGCAGGTCTGGGCGGTGCTCTTCTTCATCATGCTCTTCTGCCTGGGTCTGTCCTCCATGTTTGGGAATCTTCAGGGAGttctgactcctctgatggaTCTGCACCTGATTCCAACCTGGATGCCGAAGGAAATTTTCACAGGTAAATTCAATGACTTCATTTGGTATGTGCAATCATAACATCGACAAGACtagtttgtaattttttgttacaaaaaaattcaaaattagtTATCTTTTCTACTGCTTTTTAAAACCAGCCTTATTTTAGAAAGGGCATTGTGTTAAATTGTCTTTAGAGCAAGTAAagagcaaacacaaaaacaaatttcaAACCAGTATTTACTGCAAATGCTATAAATTCAACAAGTACAGACTTTAGTGCTTTATTGATCTTTGTTTTAGGATTACATCACCATACACAGGCCTATTAAACAGTGAGATCTCTTTG from the Acanthochromis polyacanthus isolate Apoly-LR-REF ecotype Palm Island chromosome 12, KAUST_Apoly_ChrSc, whole genome shotgun sequence genome contains:
- the LOC110971312 gene encoding sodium-dependent neutral amino acid transporter B(0)AT1-like produces the protein MMEKEDSEEKEISERPKWDNKVQYLLTCIGFAVGLGNVWRFPYLCQTYGGGAFLIPYLIALVLEGLPLLHMELAIGQRLRLGSVGVWNSISPYMGGLGVASMMVSFLVGMFYNMILAWILWYFFHSFQNPLPWRDCPVNLNHTAYISECEKSSSVNYFWYRETLNITPNIQTSGSLEWWLVLCLASAWCFVYIGFVRGIESIGKAIYATVTFPYLVLTIFLIRALTLPGATDGLVYLFTPNWNTLKNPEVWLDAATQIFFSLSLAFGGLIAFSSYNPQKNNCESDALIVGCVNSFTSIYASIPIFAILGFKANENYNTCQNWNILQLTNAFNIGDENITVENYQDWFNHLNATDPSEVESLDLKTCDLHTFLEQSASGTGLAFIVFTEAVINMPGSQVWAVLFFIMLFCLGLSSMFGNLQGVLTPLMDLHLIPTWMPKEIFTGLICLVAFTISLIFTLGSGNYWLEIFNNYVGSMPLLIIAFFEIITVVYIYGINRFNDDIEWMSGRRPNIYWQATWRFISPLLLLVVSVAYVVMQAEKSPTYSTWNPDYMYFPLAEVLPYPGWVVAICGLLSAIPVISIPLVALYRFVGFLKNYIKTRHNQNPYANEVSNGDL